In Myxococcus stipitatus, the following are encoded in one genomic region:
- a CDS encoding zinc-dependent metalloprotease translates to MLKKAAVLVASCGALMAGCGTDVDSNNNNEEIVSNLIKAGFPADDIMVVGDAVYVGRDAQVSLEASREMLQSDHGTQEQYRTTNLVSTGVTKICVNPTAAFNSYSRLSQGLDLAIGNYNSLGLSFTLARGPTTGCSANITAQTMSGAGGSAGFPSGGLPYGVINIGTGLQSYSVDVNEHVITHEIGHTIGFRHSDYYNRAISCGGSATNEGSAGVGAILINGTPATATVGGSIMNSCFRSTESGEWTSSDITALNVLY, encoded by the coding sequence ATGCTCAAGAAGGCGGCAGTCCTCGTTGCGAGCTGTGGCGCGCTGATGGCGGGTTGCGGTACCGACGTGGATAGCAACAACAATAACGAGGAGATCGTCTCCAACCTTATCAAGGCGGGCTTCCCGGCCGACGACATCATGGTGGTCGGTGACGCGGTGTACGTGGGCCGCGACGCGCAGGTGAGCCTCGAGGCGTCCCGCGAGATGCTCCAGAGCGACCACGGCACCCAGGAGCAGTACCGGACGACCAACCTGGTGAGCACGGGCGTGACGAAGATCTGCGTCAACCCCACTGCCGCGTTCAACAGCTACAGCCGCCTGAGCCAGGGGCTCGACCTGGCCATTGGCAACTACAACTCCCTGGGGCTCTCCTTCACGCTGGCGCGTGGGCCGACCACGGGGTGCAGCGCGAACATCACCGCGCAGACCATGTCCGGCGCCGGCGGCTCCGCGGGCTTCCCCTCGGGCGGCCTGCCCTACGGTGTCATCAACATCGGCACGGGTCTGCAGAGCTACAGCGTTGACGTGAACGAGCACGTCATCACCCACGAGATTGGCCACACCATCGGCTTCCGTCACTCCGACTACTACAACCGCGCCATCAGCTGCGGTGGCTCGGCCACCAACGAGGGCTCCGCGGGCGTGGGCGCCATCCTCATCAACGGCACCCCGGCCACGGCCACGGTGGGCGGTTCCATCATGAACTCCTGCTTCCGCTCGACCGAGTCCGGCGAGTGGACCAGCTCGGACATCACCGCGCTGAACGTCCTCTACTAA
- a CDS encoding DUF6068 family protein, which translates to MHMHMRSSPLPLAALLGAALSFLPGCENTKASSRSPSDLQAQEPASMQAADTWKRARVGDQVTYSFSASQGSGPRGGGAARTLGGLLTLEVVAVQQPWVWVRVAFTDESGRPLPSARLAQDLLLPVRADTTRPLDVPIPGKATAETPSFAGRTWEALRYVSDQRPVDGPLRTRVYANEPGPLYLTHGLIEASTEAAGFRVPGGATLTLREFREGSAEASASAPALERPLGPGAYYDRRVDVEPTHGVQRVCFTAERGYVLRTEGSPDTGTDPCADFSQAEPERLEELLVNLPWEVLASEDWPPAAASTRGTFNAEGRAVPALTEQSSENVEGVQRVFTQTYAAEPWALGLAGLPYEARFQPLASGTERVVDGGKRESEGGTRIVRWGSWLGGSK; encoded by the coding sequence ATGCATATGCATATGCGCTCCTCTCCCCTGCCCCTTGCCGCGCTGCTCGGCGCGGCCCTGTCCTTCCTGCCTGGCTGCGAGAACACGAAGGCCAGCAGCCGCTCTCCTTCGGACCTCCAGGCCCAGGAGCCCGCGTCCATGCAGGCCGCTGACACATGGAAGCGCGCCCGCGTGGGCGACCAGGTCACCTATTCCTTCTCCGCGAGCCAGGGCTCCGGGCCCCGCGGCGGCGGTGCCGCACGCACCCTCGGCGGACTGCTGACGTTGGAGGTGGTGGCCGTCCAGCAGCCTTGGGTCTGGGTGCGCGTGGCCTTCACCGATGAGTCCGGCAGGCCCCTGCCCTCAGCGAGGCTGGCGCAGGACCTCCTCCTTCCGGTGCGCGCGGACACGACGCGCCCGCTCGACGTTCCCATCCCGGGCAAGGCCACCGCCGAGACACCTTCCTTCGCGGGCCGCACGTGGGAAGCCCTTCGTTATGTCAGCGACCAACGCCCCGTGGACGGCCCCCTGCGCACGCGCGTGTACGCCAACGAGCCGGGCCCGCTCTACCTCACCCACGGCCTCATCGAAGCCAGCACCGAGGCGGCTGGCTTTCGCGTCCCGGGAGGCGCGACGTTGACGCTGCGAGAGTTCCGCGAGGGCTCCGCTGAGGCCAGCGCCTCGGCGCCCGCGCTGGAGCGGCCCCTGGGCCCGGGCGCGTACTACGACCGGCGCGTGGACGTGGAGCCCACGCACGGCGTGCAGCGCGTGTGCTTCACCGCCGAGCGCGGCTACGTCCTGCGCACCGAAGGCTCGCCCGACACCGGAACCGACCCCTGCGCTGACTTCTCCCAGGCCGAGCCGGAGCGGCTCGAGGAGTTGCTGGTGAATCTGCCCTGGGAGGTGCTCGCCTCGGAGGACTGGCCTCCCGCCGCGGCCAGCACCCGGGGCACGTTCAACGCGGAGGGCCGCGCCGTGCCCGCCCTCACCGAGCAGAGCAGTGAGAACGTGGAGGGTGTCCAGCGCGTCTTCACCCAGACCTACGCGGCTGAACCTTGGGCCCTGGGGCTCGCGGGCCTGCCCTATGAGGCTCGCTTCCAGCCGCTCGCCAGCGGCACCGAGCGCGTGGTCGACGGCGGGAAGCGCGAGTCCGAAGGCGGCACGCGCATCGTGCGGTGGGGCTCGTGGCTCGGAGGCTCGAAGTAA
- a CDS encoding FAD-binding protein, translating to MSSRTVSRRTLIQGALVAVAFNPMSRSWASTLGAGAVPLPPLDGELLVDTASRTAASEDFGHIIHRMPWAVLVPGSVKDIVAMVRFARRQGLKIAAARGLGESHSSFGQSQVAAGIVIDMSTLSTIHELAEDSAWVDAGVRWHELLQASLPLGKSPPVLTDYIELSIGGTLSAGGIGGQAFRWGLQVDNVLELDVVTGKGELVRCSRSRERPLFDAVRSGLGQFGIIVRARVRLVEVPARARTYIALYHDLHRFMDDQRRLIEDGRFDYVEGSVATANGGRAYQLEVVKYFTPGSEPDDARLLAGLGFQPGTLQVSDGSYFDFANRLAPLIELLKQLGVWGFPHPWLDMFVPARSAESFVQEVLAQTTDADMGQGPILLYPFRSSALTAPFLRTPADRHVFLFSLLRTAIPPTPENVAALVAKNRAIFDRLTAIGGKIYPVDAVPLSTTDWRRHFHPAWERFEHAKRRYDPDRILTPGQGIF from the coding sequence ATGTCGAGTCGAACGGTCTCCCGGAGGACGTTGATCCAAGGTGCGTTGGTGGCGGTGGCCTTCAATCCCATGAGCCGAAGCTGGGCTTCCACACTGGGGGCGGGCGCGGTTCCCCTGCCGCCACTCGATGGCGAGTTGCTGGTGGACACGGCGTCACGGACGGCGGCCTCGGAGGACTTCGGTCACATCATCCACCGCATGCCCTGGGCGGTGCTCGTCCCCGGCTCGGTGAAGGACATCGTGGCCATGGTCCGCTTCGCGCGGCGCCAGGGATTGAAGATCGCCGCCGCGCGGGGCCTCGGCGAGAGCCACAGCAGCTTCGGCCAGTCCCAGGTGGCGGCGGGCATCGTCATCGACATGTCCACGCTGTCGACCATCCACGAGCTTGCCGAAGACAGCGCCTGGGTGGATGCGGGCGTCCGGTGGCACGAGCTGCTCCAGGCCTCGCTTCCGCTCGGCAAGAGCCCGCCGGTGCTGACGGACTACATCGAGTTGAGCATCGGCGGCACGCTGTCGGCGGGAGGAATCGGCGGACAGGCGTTCCGCTGGGGCCTCCAGGTGGACAACGTGCTGGAGCTGGACGTCGTCACGGGCAAGGGTGAGCTCGTGAGGTGCTCACGCTCGCGTGAGCGGCCCTTGTTCGACGCCGTGCGCTCGGGCCTGGGCCAGTTCGGAATCATCGTGCGCGCGAGGGTGCGGCTCGTCGAGGTGCCGGCCCGGGCGAGGACGTACATCGCGCTGTACCACGACCTCCACCGCTTCATGGACGACCAGCGGCGGCTCATCGAGGACGGTCGCTTCGACTACGTCGAGGGCTCCGTCGCCACCGCCAACGGGGGCCGCGCGTATCAGCTCGAGGTGGTGAAGTACTTCACCCCGGGCTCGGAGCCCGACGACGCGAGGCTGCTCGCGGGCCTGGGCTTCCAGCCAGGAACGCTCCAGGTGAGCGATGGCAGCTACTTCGACTTCGCCAACCGGCTCGCGCCGCTGATCGAACTGCTCAAGCAACTCGGCGTCTGGGGCTTCCCCCATCCGTGGCTGGACATGTTCGTCCCCGCGCGGTCCGCCGAGTCCTTCGTCCAGGAGGTCCTCGCACAGACCACCGACGCCGACATGGGGCAAGGACCCATCCTCCTCTACCCCTTCCGTTCCTCGGCGCTGACCGCGCCCTTCCTGCGCACCCCCGCCGACAGGCACGTCTTCCTCTTCTCGCTGCTGCGCACCGCCATTCCCCCGACGCCGGAGAATGTCGCGGCGCTCGTGGCGAAGAACCGCGCCATCTTCGACCGGCTCACGGCCATTGGCGGGAAGATCTATCCCGTGGATGCCGTGCCCTTGAGCACCACCGACTGGCGCCGCCACTTCCACCCTGCCTGGGAGCGGTTCGAGCACGCGAAGCGGCGCTACGACCCGGACCGAATCCTCACTCCGGGACAGGGCATCTTCTGA
- a CDS encoding TlpA disulfide reductase family protein, which produces MRRLLCLLLLLPLALVLGACDRYDRPGIPVPETLRAETLEGARIDREALLGRPWVINVWAPGUHACARELPELEALRSEYEARGVRFLALSLNPNEERNRQTAAELGVHMTVATAKGEVLGPLRLSTVPATVFINREGVVVATVNGERSREFHARRLEALLAAPE; this is translated from the coding sequence ATGCGCCGTCTCCTCTGCCTCCTGCTCCTGCTCCCGCTCGCCCTGGTGCTGGGCGCGTGTGACCGCTATGACCGCCCAGGCATACCGGTGCCGGAGACCCTCCGGGCCGAGACGCTGGAGGGCGCGCGCATCGACCGGGAGGCGCTCCTGGGTCGTCCCTGGGTCATCAACGTGTGGGCCCCGGGCTGACATGCCTGTGCTCGGGAGTTGCCCGAGCTCGAAGCCCTGAGGAGTGAGTACGAGGCGCGCGGCGTCCGCTTCCTCGCGCTCTCACTCAACCCCAATGAGGAGCGAAACCGTCAGACAGCGGCGGAGCTGGGGGTTCACATGACGGTGGCCACGGCGAAGGGGGAGGTGCTGGGCCCCCTGCGCCTCTCCACCGTGCCCGCCACCGTCTTCATCAATCGGGAGGGCGTGGTGGTGGCCACCGTCAACGGCGAGCGCTCGCGTGAGTTCCATGCGCGGCGACTGGAGGCGTTGCTCGCCGCGCCGGAGTGA
- a CDS encoding cadherin-like domain-containing protein has translation MGASLSEGLGEAAIVASFFHLGPRHSASGSRFLPDLRGSVVLLAVALAACGGEKKPHPGPANATPSAVDDLATTREDSNAVIQDTSLVSNDVDADGDALKVISIDSATGRTRETTRGRWERPSPSSTRRTARRPSHTQSRAPRRPVESDAPSTSRKVCRASFVETPHSRRRCRANEVRQEAHHRLLDETVGRWLKLSSGDAPSRPHRGSISVFARRLAAKLRCPHSGRETCSRAGLLGVDA, from the coding sequence ATGGGGGCTTCTTTGTCCGAGGGGCTTGGTGAAGCAGCAATTGTTGCGTCTTTCTTCCACCTGGGGCCGAGACACTCCGCCAGCGGCTCAAGATTCCTCCCCGATCTCCGGGGCTCCGTCGTTCTTCTTGCCGTGGCGCTCGCCGCATGTGGAGGGGAGAAGAAGCCTCACCCTGGTCCGGCAAACGCAACCCCGTCCGCGGTTGATGACCTGGCGACGACCCGCGAGGACTCCAACGCGGTGATTCAAGACACGTCGCTCGTCTCGAACGACGTCGACGCGGACGGCGATGCGCTCAAGGTCATCTCCATTGACTCGGCGACAGGGAGAACCAGGGAGACGACCCGGGGGAGATGGGAGAGGCCCTCTCCGTCGTCGACCCGTAGAACAGCGCGTCGCCCATCGCACACTCAGTCTCGAGCACCACGACGCCCGGTGGAATCCGATGCCCCCTCAACTTCCAGGAAAGTCTGTCGAGCCTCGTTCGTAGAGACGCCGCACTCTCGACGAAGGTGTCGCGCGAACGAGGTTCGACAGGAAGCGCATCACCGCCTGCTGGATGAGACCGTGGGCAGATGGCTGAAGCTGTCCAGCGGTGATGCCCCTTCACGGCCTCATCGTGGGTCCATCTCTGTCTTTGCGCGACGACTCGCCGCGAAGTTGCGTTGTCCGCATTCCGGCCGCGAAACCTGCTCGCGCGCTGGACTACTCGGAGTCGATGCATGA
- a CDS encoding DUF4038 domain-containing protein, producing the protein MGQKLIGPTFTFPLKVSANKRYLVDQNNVPFLVNGFNPQSIVTGVDPADFNTIFATKANQGVNAADVWLVQSYSTSDSSTWDGIKPFTGTLAQNCEYGPCWDLSKPNDAYFARFDALVAAASQNNIVLFTTPLDGPVTFHQTLVANGTARANQYGQYLGNRYKNNHNIVWWMGGDYFDVDVNDKARMAAVANGIKSTDTVNPKLFVLQLAPTTGTSSLDGDWSVWGNLVTLSGVYNYSAAYYKQHVDYGRTLPAVMPSFLMEPKYEDEDVTGRDTRKVAWWSITSGSVGTLYGAAHEWQLGAPFPNKSLLNNPTHPGAIYMQHLRTFFDGPSGFNWWDLVPDRGPSDPVNGSTIVTQGMCTSGSNSTSCYGNNAVRTNYYATTARTPNGSAVVIYIPSSRTVRVDMTKLCGTSTAKWFNPTNGAYTTLGTSYANTGTQDFTTPSWTPSHQSNCEDAAPQSTNCNDWVLTLNTNAPCSGAVAPTTTTSAASNVGASSASLNGAANPNGAQATGWFRYSTTNPGSCNDTFGTRAPATGGVSLGSGGSALPYTQSVTGLAASTTYYFCAIASNSVGVTPASTVLSFTTSAAGAAPTVLTSAATNVTSTSATLNGSGNPQGAATTGWFRYSTTNPGSCNDTFGTRAPATGGVSLGGGNAAVSFNQAITGLTSGATYYFCALAGSTVGTGSGQMSSFVASSPSSITVGETDIMSGTDSGLADLLIGNQVALTQTATLQTLSINIKALGTSPGNLTLAVYDSLAGGAPGNLKATTASVVPVVGWNTVNVVTPVSLAAGTYWLVVGLNSGSTVFAYSGASGTERWVSRTYGAMPATFPTTGVTQGTGHYSFNATLSIP; encoded by the coding sequence ATGGGCCAGAAGCTCATCGGCCCGACGTTCACCTTCCCGCTGAAGGTCAGTGCCAACAAGCGCTACCTGGTCGACCAGAACAACGTCCCGTTCCTGGTGAACGGGTTCAACCCCCAATCCATCGTCACCGGAGTCGACCCGGCCGACTTCAATACCATCTTCGCCACCAAGGCCAACCAGGGCGTCAACGCCGCGGATGTCTGGTTGGTCCAGAGCTACTCCACGTCGGACTCCTCCACCTGGGACGGCATCAAGCCCTTCACGGGGACGCTCGCCCAGAACTGCGAATATGGGCCTTGCTGGGACCTGAGCAAGCCGAACGATGCCTACTTTGCCCGGTTCGATGCCCTGGTGGCGGCGGCCAGCCAGAACAACATCGTGCTCTTCACGACGCCGCTCGACGGTCCGGTCACCTTCCACCAAACCCTCGTCGCGAACGGCACGGCGCGGGCGAACCAGTACGGCCAGTACCTCGGCAATCGCTACAAGAACAACCACAACATCGTCTGGTGGATGGGCGGCGACTACTTCGATGTCGACGTCAATGACAAGGCGCGCATGGCCGCGGTGGCGAACGGCATCAAGAGCACGGACACCGTCAATCCGAAGCTCTTCGTGCTCCAGCTCGCCCCCACCACGGGAACCAGCTCCCTGGATGGCGATTGGTCTGTGTGGGGCAACCTGGTCACCCTCAGTGGCGTCTACAACTACAGCGCCGCCTACTACAAACAGCACGTGGACTATGGGCGGACCCTGCCGGCGGTCATGCCCAGCTTCCTGATGGAGCCCAAGTACGAGGACGAAGACGTGACCGGGCGGGACACGCGGAAGGTGGCCTGGTGGTCCATCACCTCCGGCTCCGTCGGCACGCTCTACGGCGCCGCCCATGAGTGGCAGTTGGGGGCCCCGTTCCCCAACAAGTCCTTGCTCAACAACCCGACACACCCGGGCGCCATCTACATGCAGCACCTGCGGACCTTCTTCGACGGGCCCAGTGGGTTCAACTGGTGGGACCTGGTCCCCGACCGTGGCCCCAGCGACCCGGTCAACGGAAGCACCATCGTGACCCAGGGCATGTGCACCAGCGGGAGCAACAGCACCAGCTGCTATGGCAACAACGCCGTTCGAACCAACTACTACGCGACGACCGCGCGCACGCCCAACGGGTCGGCGGTGGTCATCTACATCCCGTCGTCCCGCACCGTCCGCGTGGACATGACCAAACTGTGCGGCACCTCCACGGCGAAGTGGTTCAACCCCACCAACGGCGCGTACACGACCCTTGGCACCAGCTACGCCAACACCGGGACCCAGGACTTCACCACCCCCTCGTGGACCCCAAGCCACCAGTCGAACTGCGAGGACGCGGCCCCGCAGTCCACCAACTGCAACGACTGGGTGCTCACCCTCAACACCAATGCCCCGTGCAGCGGCGCCGTGGCTCCGACCACGACGACCTCCGCGGCCAGCAATGTCGGTGCATCCAGCGCTTCGCTCAACGGCGCGGCCAACCCCAACGGGGCACAGGCGACGGGGTGGTTCCGGTACAGCACCACGAACCCGGGAAGCTGCAACGACACCTTCGGGACGCGCGCTCCGGCCACCGGTGGAGTGAGCTTGGGCAGCGGCGGCTCGGCGCTTCCGTACACGCAATCCGTGACCGGGCTTGCGGCGAGCACCACGTACTACTTCTGCGCCATCGCCAGCAATTCAGTGGGGGTGACTCCCGCGAGCACCGTGCTGTCGTTCACCACCTCGGCGGCGGGAGCTGCTCCGACCGTCCTCACCTCGGCCGCGACCAACGTCACCTCGACGAGCGCCACGTTGAACGGGTCAGGCAACCCCCAGGGTGCCGCGACCACCGGTTGGTTCCGCTACAGCACCACGAACCCTGGAAGCTGCAACGACACCTTCGGGACACGCGCTCCGGCCACCGGTGGAGTGAGCCTGGGCGGAGGCAACGCCGCTGTCAGCTTCAATCAAGCCATCACCGGGCTGACGTCTGGCGCCACGTACTACTTCTGCGCCCTTGCCGGCAGCACGGTTGGGACTGGCTCGGGGCAGATGAGTTCGTTCGTGGCCAGCTCGCCTTCGTCCATCACCGTGGGCGAGACGGACATCATGTCGGGCACGGACTCAGGGCTCGCCGACCTGCTCATCGGCAACCAGGTTGCGCTGACTCAAACGGCCACGCTCCAGACCTTGAGCATCAACATCAAGGCGCTGGGGACCTCGCCTGGAAACCTGACCCTGGCCGTCTACGACAGCCTCGCCGGTGGTGCGCCCGGCAATCTCAAGGCGACGACCGCGTCGGTCGTCCCCGTGGTCGGCTGGAATACCGTCAACGTCGTCACGCCGGTCTCCCTCGCCGCGGGCACCTACTGGCTCGTGGTGGGGTTGAACAGCGGCAGCACTGTGTTTGCCTATAGTGGGGCGTCGGGAACCGAGCGTTGGGTCAGCAGGACCTATGGCGCGATGCCCGCGACCTTCCCCACCACGGGCGTCACGCAGGGCACAGGCCACTACTCGTTCAACGCGACGCTCAGCATCCCGTAG
- a CDS encoding GON domain-containing protein, giving the protein MRTRHILPLTLICLSTLIVTSCSDKAQAPQPLPTGTTISGGDTPEALDAVQANWAPSFDSDYNTLTPRPGVEAATKEQTDDVSVTPTELIFPKATHPEVLAWKPGRIVVAGPGAGAGKNPLGFARRVVSVTERGEDIVVATETPVLQELFEGDVQMTFDPDKAQQVDLTKLDLDWAAANLYADADFASELPELLKDSDPLEGGDIGEDGSSLPPAQPGDPGFGWLVKAAKKVWETVTAKSFEKSIPLEKEIKKEFENELFSRNYKKQFNPSGKLPMELSLSGNGTVSSTLSFNPKLQVGFRVPGLGSIGGDNPFALWLNADSYLRATERLDIKLNATLASAGGKSGADMVEMFRNAPTTREEVATHTKNFFMNHPDLKPGTAWKKTLFISKPLTQTVAAGPVPVVFTETFQLDLECGFEAKAGIHAKLELEQSLTFKYSARYEKGKVTHTGPVVGSAKRFDVQVTGGGALVATCGLIPRINAFIYDTVGMNAGVRASIIGRASYETSCDDSATTWQSKGTVKLGLALGLGLKVGARGQLPGSSFLGTSGTKLGATWYPPELYSKEFPLYENTWNVSPGLGFCTPKCTNLAKDALETDVDCGGGQCGGCATGKTCAKNSDCAVGFCADGKCSDTDHCKNGIIDGDETATDCGGALCGKCSLGRACYQHGDCKSNACKLLPQSGSAMGFCVADACQDNVKDNGECAADCGGSCNACALGTYCDKDAQCASGASNGHQCVSAACKDLKLSPGESDIDCGAACFTGCAQGQKCFVDADCGAGSCLAGICQNQGFSSCAQRRAADPAAPDGNYTLYVGNDPQKPWTAYCVDMAGTPKEYLTLQNTTNANFSQYTAGGASPGTDLRTRFMKVRMDPATLQINPADLTFATSTGSVSHSQATVASMPYGAAADCLSSGSAAGVANLDFTGLPFVAAPNQFAVGGFEANGSTTYGGGGRTVDLKGGGYCGWNTVVGGNPLTLVKAIQLVYLP; this is encoded by the coding sequence ATGCGCACCAGACACATCCTTCCGCTGACCCTCATATGCCTGAGCACCCTCATCGTCACGAGTTGTAGTGACAAGGCCCAGGCACCGCAGCCTCTTCCGACGGGGACCACCATCTCCGGTGGCGACACGCCCGAGGCCCTCGACGCCGTCCAGGCCAACTGGGCGCCCTCGTTCGACTCCGACTACAACACCCTCACGCCACGGCCGGGCGTCGAGGCCGCGACGAAGGAGCAGACGGACGACGTATCGGTGACGCCCACCGAGCTCATCTTCCCCAAGGCGACACACCCGGAAGTCCTCGCCTGGAAGCCGGGGCGCATCGTCGTCGCGGGGCCGGGCGCGGGCGCGGGAAAGAATCCCCTGGGCTTCGCCCGCCGCGTCGTGAGTGTCACCGAGCGGGGCGAGGACATCGTCGTCGCGACGGAGACCCCTGTCCTGCAAGAGCTCTTCGAAGGCGACGTCCAGATGACGTTCGACCCCGACAAGGCCCAGCAGGTCGACTTGACCAAGCTCGACTTGGATTGGGCCGCCGCGAACCTGTACGCGGACGCGGACTTCGCGAGCGAGCTCCCCGAACTGCTGAAGGACAGCGACCCGCTCGAGGGCGGTGACATCGGCGAGGACGGCAGCTCGCTGCCTCCGGCGCAGCCCGGCGACCCGGGGTTCGGCTGGCTCGTGAAGGCAGCCAAGAAGGTGTGGGAGACGGTGACCGCGAAGAGCTTCGAGAAGAGCATCCCGCTCGAGAAGGAGATCAAGAAGGAGTTCGAGAACGAGCTCTTCTCACGCAACTACAAGAAGCAGTTCAACCCGTCGGGCAAGTTGCCGATGGAGCTCTCCCTCTCGGGGAATGGCACCGTCTCCTCGACGCTGTCCTTCAACCCCAAGCTCCAGGTGGGATTCAGGGTCCCGGGCCTTGGCTCCATCGGTGGGGATAACCCGTTCGCGCTCTGGCTCAACGCCGACAGCTATCTGCGCGCCACCGAGCGTTTGGACATCAAGCTCAACGCGACCCTGGCCTCAGCTGGAGGCAAGTCGGGGGCCGACATGGTGGAGATGTTCCGGAATGCCCCCACGACGAGGGAAGAAGTCGCGACACACACCAAGAACTTCTTCATGAATCATCCGGACCTCAAACCCGGGACCGCGTGGAAGAAGACGCTCTTCATCTCCAAACCGCTCACCCAGACGGTCGCGGCGGGCCCTGTCCCCGTGGTCTTCACCGAGACGTTCCAGCTCGACCTCGAGTGCGGCTTCGAGGCCAAGGCGGGCATTCACGCGAAGCTCGAGTTGGAGCAGTCGCTGACGTTCAAGTACTCGGCGCGGTATGAGAAGGGGAAGGTCACGCACACCGGGCCTGTCGTCGGGAGTGCGAAGCGGTTCGACGTGCAGGTGACGGGTGGCGGGGCGCTCGTCGCGACGTGCGGGCTCATCCCTCGCATCAACGCGTTCATCTACGACACCGTGGGGATGAACGCGGGAGTCCGTGCGTCCATCATCGGGCGAGCGTCGTATGAAACGTCCTGCGACGACAGCGCGACCACCTGGCAGTCCAAGGGGACCGTGAAGCTCGGCCTCGCGCTGGGCCTCGGACTCAAGGTCGGAGCGCGCGGGCAGCTCCCGGGCTCGAGCTTCCTCGGGACCTCCGGCACCAAGCTCGGAGCGACGTGGTATCCGCCGGAGCTCTACAGCAAGGAGTTCCCGCTGTACGAGAACACCTGGAACGTGTCACCCGGGCTTGGCTTCTGCACGCCCAAGTGCACGAACCTGGCGAAAGACGCGCTCGAGACGGACGTCGACTGCGGCGGTGGCCAATGCGGTGGGTGCGCGACAGGAAAGACCTGCGCGAAGAACAGCGATTGCGCGGTCGGGTTCTGCGCCGACGGGAAGTGCTCGGACACCGACCACTGCAAGAACGGAATCATCGACGGAGACGAGACCGCCACGGACTGTGGTGGAGCGCTCTGCGGCAAGTGCTCCCTGGGGCGCGCCTGCTATCAGCATGGCGACTGCAAGAGCAACGCATGCAAGCTGCTGCCACAGAGCGGCTCCGCGATGGGGTTCTGCGTGGCGGATGCCTGCCAGGACAACGTCAAGGACAACGGGGAGTGTGCGGCCGACTGCGGCGGCAGCTGCAACGCCTGCGCCCTGGGCACCTACTGCGACAAGGACGCCCAATGCGCGAGCGGGGCCAGCAACGGCCATCAATGCGTCAGCGCGGCGTGCAAGGACCTGAAGCTCAGCCCTGGTGAGTCGGACATCGATTGTGGAGCCGCTTGCTTCACCGGCTGCGCGCAGGGACAGAAGTGCTTCGTGGACGCCGACTGCGGTGCCGGGAGCTGCCTTGCGGGCATCTGCCAGAACCAGGGGTTCTCGAGCTGCGCCCAGCGTCGCGCCGCCGACCCGGCGGCCCCCGACGGCAACTACACGCTCTATGTCGGCAACGACCCTCAAAAGCCATGGACGGCCTACTGCGTGGACATGGCGGGCACGCCCAAGGAGTACCTCACGCTCCAGAACACGACGAACGCCAACTTCTCGCAGTACACCGCCGGAGGGGCATCTCCCGGGACGGACCTGCGTACGCGATTCATGAAGGTCCGAATGGATCCGGCGACGCTCCAGATCAACCCCGCAGATTTGACGTTCGCCACATCGACCGGCAGCGTTTCCCACAGCCAGGCCACGGTCGCGTCGATGCCTTACGGCGCCGCCGCGGATTGCTTGAGCTCGGGGAGCGCCGCTGGCGTCGCGAACCTCGACTTCACGGGGCTGCCGTTCGTTGCCGCGCCCAACCAGTTCGCCGTCGGTGGCTTTGAAGCGAACGGCTCGACCACCTATGGCGGAGGCGGGCGCACGGTGGACCTCAAGGGCGGCGGCTATTGCGGCTGGAACACGGTGGTCGGCGGAAATCCGCTCACCCTCGTCAAGGCCATCCAGCTCGTCTACTTGCCCTGA